Genomic segment of Paenibacillus polymyxa:
CTCTCTGCTTCCATTTGTAGCCACAAAGTGGATGTGGGCCAACTTACTAATTGCATGCCGAACAGACTCATCAATCGTGCCGGATACTTCTCCACCATGCAAATGAACAAGCGGAATGTTCATGTGAGAGGATACAATCGCAGCTGCAAGCATTTCTCCCCGATCTCCTAATACAACAACGAAATCTGGTTCCAAAGCTTCTACGGCTTGTGTCATGCCCATGATTGCTATTCCAATAGAGCGAGACATATTAGCATGAGTAGATCCCTGCAGTAGACAGTCTACCTTAGCAGATACACGAAATCCGTCCTTTTGGATAGCGTCCAATGTATACCCATGCTGTGGAGACAAATGCATTCCTGTAACCAACAGGTGGAGCTCCAGAGCATGTTCTTCCTCAAGAGCCCGCAAAACCGGGTAATATATCCCATAATCAGCTCGTGTTCCAGTAATCACCAATACTTTTTTCATTGCACATCATCCCATGATAACAAATAGTCTTCATGTACATCCTTTAAAAGCCGCTTACCAACCAAGTCATCAAAATATTTAGGCTCTATTCCAGTACCCGGACGCTTGATAACTAGATCTTCTCGGGTTAATTGCTGGCCTGTTTTTTTAGGTGTTGCCATCACAATACTTTTTCTTGCAACGGCTCTGGTGCTTTCCTCAGAAGGCATACACCTTTTAACACCATCCCCTAGGGCCTGCTCCACATTACGAATCGCAAGAACCATTTTTGAGAAATCAGCAGGCTCCAGCGAAGCCTTATGGTCAGGACCTGGAAGATTTCGATCCAATGTAAAATGCTTTTCAATAATTCTAGCTCCCAGTGCTGAAGCCGCTATAGCGATCTCAATCCCAGCCGTATGATCTGAGTAACCTGTGACCTTATTAAAGGCAGTAGATATTGTTTTCATAGCTAGCAGATTCACATCTTCTAAAGGCGCCGGATAGTCAGAAGTACAGTGTAGTAATAGTACTTCACTTTTTTTTAATGCTTGTAATGATTCTCCAATCTCACCTAAATTAGACATCCCGGTCGATAGAATAATCGGACGCCCATAGCTATCAAGCTTCTGAAGAAAGGGGATATTGTTCATATCTCCTGATCCTACCTTGAATGCGTCAATATGAATTGAATTCAGAAACTCAGCACTTTCTTCATCAAAGGGTGTAGAAAGGAAATCTATCCCTTTATCCTCACAGTACCTTTTCAAAAGAACAAAATCCTCAAAGCTCAATTCCAACTGTTTTAACATATCTAGTTGGCTTTCAGTCGAATTGGTATTTTCCGTCTGATAATTAGCCTTCTGGGCGTACTTGGTTACCAGCTTTTCGCTTTTAAAGGTTTGGAATTTCACTGCATCGGCACCGCATAAAATCGCTTGATCAATACACTCGAATGCAAGCTCCAATGATCCGTTATGATTGACTCCTACCTCCGCGATAATATAGATGGGGTTGCTACCATTATTTGATAAGAGGTTTTTCATGTTATATCCCTCCCTCCTACTGCAAGGATTCCTTGTGATTGGATTCTCTCCCAAAAAACTCTGCCATTTTTAAATCAAACTCGTCATCTATGTCAATAGATCGTTCTTTAGGCATAATGTAGCCACAATTATTAGGACCAACCAGAGTGTCACTATTCATCAACAGATTTCTTTTTACGATATAGATGGCTCCGTTTAGAGCATGTAGTTCTTTCAGATCTTGTCTCCTCAAATGCTCCCGTTCACCTTTCAGGTAGGGCGTAAGCCGACCGTTATCCATTTCCCTTAGTAGATAGGGTTGCACTCCAGACAAAGTGACACTTTGAAGTGAATCAGCCTGATGATCTAAAAATATTTTATATGCCTCTTTAATGTCCATAGCATTTCGCAGTGGAGATGTGGGCTGCAGCAGCATAATAACATCAAAAAATTGATTTTGCGTCTGCTCATAAAATTCAACTGCATGCTTCAATACATCAATACTTTTAGCTTCATCGGTAGCCAGTTCATCGGGCCTTATAAACGGAACAGCCGCTCCAGCTTGGCCTGACACATAAGCAATCTCTTTACTATCCGTTGAAACTATAACTTCGTCTACACAACCACTGTTTAGCGCGGCTTCAATGCTATATTGAATGAGCGGTTTATCATGTAACAATCTTATGTTTTTACCGGGTAAACCTTTTGATCCACCCCGCGCAGGAATAATCGCCAAACATTTGTGATTGCTCATCATACAATACCTTTTGTGAAGCCCAATCCGTTCTGTTCAATAAGCTCCCGAATGGCTTTCGGGAAAATCTGTGGTGCAGTCATCGAAGAATATTCTTGACGAATTGCCCTTTGAAATCCTTCATAATCTTGCTCTGCGGTATGAAATAACGAAGGAATGATATACATTTGTCCATTCTCCAACGCTCTTTCCGATTCCTCAAGCGTCATGAGTTCCTCATATAGCTTTTCTCCCGGCCGGATTCCGGTCTCAATGATTTCTCCACGATAGGGTTTACCAACTGCCTCTTCATACGAATCAACCAAGCATTGGGCCAAATCCGTAATTTTGAGAATCGGCATTTTCAGTACAAATACTTCTCCACCTTGCGAATAATGCGCCGCATCTATGACCAATTGAGCGGCTTGGGGAATAGACATCATAAACCGAGTCATCTCTGCATGTGTGACCGTCACCGGTATCCCTTTAGCAATCTGATCCCGGAATAATGGAATAACGGAGCCCCTAGATCCCATAACATTTCCAAAGCGGACACAGGAGAAAATGGTACGTTTGCTCCCTTTATACAAGTTGGCGGCAGAAATCAAACGCTCTGATAGCAGCTTCGTAGCTCCCATCGTATTCGTTGGGTTTACCACTTTATCTGTGCTGATGGCTACTACTTTTTCTACATTATGCTCAATAGCCGTCTCAATTAAATTCTGTACACCAATAACATTCGTTTTCACTGCTTCCATAGGGTTATACTCGCATGCAGGCACATGTTTGAGAGCAGCAGCATGAAAAATATAATCCACATCCTCCATAGCATAACTCAGTCTTTGCTTGTCCCTGATATCACCGATCAGATAACGGATATTCGTATATTCTTTTAATTCCTGCAACAGATCAAACTGCTTGCTCTCATCCCTGCTAAAAATCCGTAAGGCTTTAGGGTTATACGACAAAATAATACGTACAATTTCGCTTCCAATCGAACCTGTGCCGCCCGTAACCAATACAATCTTGTTGGTAAACATAATGACCTCCAGAGTGTAAAACGATTAATTTATATATTTTTATGGACCACTGCATCCCTATCTGTTTTTTTATCTAAACGGCAAATCGATTCCGAAAACATTTCTTCAAGTATTGGGATTTGTGTTGTAATATCCTTTAAAATCTTACCAACGTGCTCATAAATTAAATCAGACTTACGAGTCAACTGATGTTCTGTCACAATCACAGGAAGCACCTGATCAAAACGCGCAATTTCGATAGGCATAATGGACTCAAATATAGGTGAGAACCAGTTCCTGTTGGCAATCAATCCCCACATCTGCTCTATGGATTCCATCATATTTTGAGCCTTTGCCGGTTTAGTTCGGCTAAACTCGCGTAATTTATTCATAAGCTTGTGAATGGCTGCAATCTCAGAGCGTACATTGGAAAGGTCCTCACGTGTCGCTATCAGCTTATCTCTAACATCCTGCACCTTATTCATATCAACAGCAACATTTTTTTCATTTATCAAATCGGTAATTGCATCAGGATGAACAGATTCTGAAGCTAACAATTTATACATCTCTTCCATGGGATTGAAAGGAGCACCCTCAATCACTGCACCATTGCGGCTTGAATTAACGAATTCGATTCTCGGAAGGGCCGTAATGAGATTTTCGAGTCCATCCTTCATCAAAGAGAAACTCTCATCTGTAGTATTGTATGTTCCCTTTACATTCAGTACTTTCTTAGGCGCTTCTTGCACTGTCTTATCAGTAGCTTCGGCTGCAAAATGTTCAATTCCATCTGCGTAAAATTTGTTATCAGGGAACGACAAATCCTGACCTGCAAGTATGATCCGTTTAGCCCCTAAACATGCTGCTGCTTGAATAGCCGTTCCTGCAACCGTTTCTGTGGGGGATATAAAGAGTTCCTCTTTACTGAGTCCAAAGAAATACTGAGATACAGCATCACTTTTCATAATACTATGAATTTTCTCTGCACAGTTCTGATCAGAGATTTCATAATAAGATGAGGAGGTAAACAATAAAGGCTGCTCCCTTGTTACAGAAGAAGCAAAGATTTTCTTATTGACTGGATGTCCATCCATAATGACAGCAAGGTGAGGCTGTATTCCATGCTTTACTAAAGCCTGAATACTGGAGCCTGCTGAAATAATCAGTACATGAGGACGTAATTTTTTCAACCATTCGATATCTTCTTGTAACGATGGTCCCGATGATACAACAACCACCGTTGCACCCTTAAAAGCATAAAAAAGTCGCTCAATGGAAGGAGTGTATAACACATCAGAAAGGTGATATAGATAATTCCGAGTCCATTCTTCTCGAAAACGATTCTCTGTATGTTTATCTACCAGGAAGCTCTGACGATATTCCTGAAATTGTTCCTTTACTTCACGCAATAAATTCATATCATCTGATAGATACTTGCGCAGTGCGATAAACCCCAAATCTTCCAGCATATAACTACTTAACATATGAAACATCATATTGAGCTGAGATTGGCCAACCGATAACCAGTACAAATTGGGATGTCCCAGTAAAAGACTGAGGTCATAATCCGTTACTGCCTTCCGAAACAACTGCTCATCCGGCTCGTATACAAACAACCAGTGGTTCGGATACAATTCGAGGAGGTCAGCAATACTGAGCCCCCTTTCAAACCCATATACAAAAATAATCTTACCATTTCCAATAGATCCATCGACAGCATTGAGCCAAGCGATATCCCTTTCAAAGGGCTCAGTAAACAAAGGTATAGATAAGTCATCATTCAGCAAACTATTTATTTTGGTTGCAACATGAGGGAACCTTTGCTCTAGAATTGTATGGTTTATTTGTAGTTGAGACAAGGTAATACCACCGTTTCACATTAATATTTGTTAATTAGTATATCGGATTTACTCTTAATGGAATGAACCTTTTCACAAAAATCCCCCCATTCTAAATCGAATAGGGGGTACGCTCCATAAAGCATTTTTTATTTGCGATGATCAATAAACAAACTGTCTACAGAATAAGCTTGCTGGTAAGCATGCTGCTGCACACGAATGGCTCCACGTTTCTCCATCCAGTGGCCTGCTTCATCCTTAAGTGCTTGCATACGCTGCAAAATTATAGAATCGTTGCTTAGTATATTACGGATTTTCTGCTTATCATGTTCCGTTAATGATAGTTGATAGGGCTGCATCTGTTCTACAATGCGCTGTCTTTGATCTGCAAACTGTTCAAATTCTTCCTCATTTAAATTCAGAAGATTAACCAACACTACTTCTGTCTTATGTTGCAGTTCTTCAAGGAGTACTTGCATATTAGGATCTGCCATCACACACTACCAACTACACCAGGCATTTTCGCGGCTTCCAGCCAAGCCTCCCGTAGGTCAGTCAAATGTTCCAGCACCTCCTGTGCAGGAGCGGCTATCTTGTGAACATTCGCCTCAATCAGCTCATGCAGCATATATTCATACACTCGCAATAAGTCATGGGATATTGGATACTCAAAATTCAACGCAGATATTAACTCATGTACAATAGCTTGCGCTTTACACAAATTATTATTCGCTTTCTCGTTATCCTTATTCTCTATACCCTCAATTCCCGCACGAACGAAACGAATAGCCCCATCGTACAGCATAATCAGCAATTTAGGCTTGGATGCAGTTTGCGCTTGAGTCTGCCGGTATTTCTGATAGGGTGTATTGATCAATTGTAAAACCTCCTTTATGACGACATGCCTGTAAGACTCGAAGATGTAGTATTATATTTGCTTATTGCCGTCTCCATCGCAGTGAATTTTTTGTAATAGTTAGTCTCAATCATCGTTAGACGGCTTGTCATATTACTGATTCGGCGGTCCAGACTCGACAATTGCTCTCCCATTGTGCTCGTAGTAAGAAATGAAGCTGTTAGTTCCTTACTTACTTTTGAAGTACCCGCTGTATCGGCCATTCTTTGAAGTGAAGTATTCGAAATCTTTTTAAGTTTAGCAAGAATACCATCTTGTTGTGTATATTTATTTGTTAATAGGGTACTTGGGTCCTGCTTCCCAAAAAAATTCGA
This window contains:
- the neuB gene encoding N-acetylneuraminate synthase, yielding MKNLLSNNGSNPIYIIAEVGVNHNGSLELAFECIDQAILCGADAVKFQTFKSEKLVTKYAQKANYQTENTNSTESQLDMLKQLELSFEDFVLLKRYCEDKGIDFLSTPFDEESAEFLNSIHIDAFKVGSGDMNNIPFLQKLDSYGRPIILSTGMSNLGEIGESLQALKKSEVLLLHCTSDYPAPLEDVNLLAMKTISTAFNKVTGYSDHTAGIEIAIAASALGARIIEKHFTLDRNLPGPDHKASLEPADFSKMVLAIRNVEQALGDGVKRCMPSEESTRAVARKSIVMATPKKTGQQLTREDLVIKRPGTGIEPKYFDDLVGKRLLKDVHEDYLLSWDDVQ
- a CDS encoding motility associated factor glycosyltransferase family protein codes for the protein MSQLQINHTILEQRFPHVATKINSLLNDDLSIPLFTEPFERDIAWLNAVDGSIGNGKIIFVYGFERGLSIADLLELYPNHWLFVYEPDEQLFRKAVTDYDLSLLLGHPNLYWLSVGQSQLNMMFHMLSSYMLEDLGFIALRKYLSDDMNLLREVKEQFQEYRQSFLVDKHTENRFREEWTRNYLYHLSDVLYTPSIERLFYAFKGATVVVVSSGPSLQEDIEWLKKLRPHVLIISAGSSIQALVKHGIQPHLAVIMDGHPVNKKIFASSVTREQPLLFTSSSYYEISDQNCAEKIHSIMKSDAVSQYFFGLSKEELFISPTETVAGTAIQAAACLGAKRIILAGQDLSFPDNKFYADGIEHFAAEATDKTVQEAPKKVLNVKGTYNTTDESFSLMKDGLENLITALPRIEFVNSSRNGAVIEGAPFNPMEEMYKLLASESVHPDAITDLINEKNVAVDMNKVQDVRDKLIATREDLSNVRSEIAAIHKLMNKLREFSRTKPAKAQNMMESIEQMWGLIANRNWFSPIFESIMPIEIARFDQVLPVIVTEHQLTRKSDLIYEHVGKILKDITTQIPILEEMFSESICRLDKKTDRDAVVHKNI
- a CDS encoding cytidylyltransferase domain-containing protein, with protein sequence MSNHKCLAIIPARGGSKGLPGKNIRLLHDKPLIQYSIEAALNSGCVDEVIVSTDSKEIAYVSGQAGAAVPFIRPDELATDEAKSIDVLKHAVEFYEQTQNQFFDVIMLLQPTSPLRNAMDIKEAYKIFLDHQADSLQSVTLSGVQPYLLREMDNGRLTPYLKGEREHLRRQDLKELHALNGAIYIVKRNLLMNSDTLVGPNNCGYIMPKERSIDIDDEFDLKMAEFFGRESNHKESLQ
- a CDS encoding UDP-N-acetylglucosamine 4,6-dehydratase family protein, coding for MFTNKIVLVTGGTGSIGSEIVRIILSYNPKALRIFSRDESKQFDLLQELKEYTNIRYLIGDIRDKQRLSYAMEDVDYIFHAAALKHVPACEYNPMEAVKTNVIGVQNLIETAIEHNVEKVVAISTDKVVNPTNTMGATKLLSERLISAANLYKGSKRTIFSCVRFGNVMGSRGSVIPLFRDQIAKGIPVTVTHAEMTRFMMSIPQAAQLVIDAAHYSQGGEVFVLKMPILKITDLAQCLVDSYEEAVGKPYRGEIIETGIRPGEKLYEELMTLEESERALENGQMYIIPSLFHTAEQDYEGFQRAIRQEYSSMTAPQIFPKAIRELIEQNGLGFTKGIV
- the fliS gene encoding flagellar export chaperone FliS → MINTPYQKYRQTQAQTASKPKLLIMLYDGAIRFVRAGIEGIENKDNEKANNNLCKAQAIVHELISALNFEYPISHDLLRVYEYMLHELIEANVHKIAAPAQEVLEHLTDLREAWLEAAKMPGVVGSV